A portion of the Lolium rigidum isolate FL_2022 chromosome 1, APGP_CSIRO_Lrig_0.1, whole genome shotgun sequence genome contains these proteins:
- the LOC124652548 gene encoding putative protein phosphatase 2C 24 produces the protein MEIDMQTPDALMGLAFGIPTSAGDDVGQENGHRWDPMDCDEAPLPARTALRMDCDFSYLPDHDEDAHFCHARAGVVGVADGVGGCRGDGVDAAEFSRGLMANAYNAVTAAAGSSSGICPYTLLEMAYQKTVASTRTPAASTALVLSLAGQALRWAYVGDSAFAVFRRGRLLLRALPQQHYFNCPFQLSAVGGDRVKDAAVGEFPVEEGDVVVAGTDGLFDNVFDAALEGIVQTCTALSLTPGKMAQAVGRLAYDMARSTRESPFSAASREQQGTNGVSACPPLPVMNTRISFRLV, from the coding sequence ATGGAGATCGACATGCAAACCCCCGACGCCCTCATGGGGTTGGCGTTCGGCATCCCCACGTCCGCCGGTGACGACGTCGGCCAGGAGAACGGCCACCGCTGGGACCCCATGGATTGCGACGAGGCGCCGCTGCCCGCGCGGACGGCACTGAGGATGGACTGCGACTTCTCCTACCTGCCGGACCACGACGAAGACGCCCACTTCTGCCACGCCAGGGccggcgtcgtcggcgtcgcggACGGGGTCGGGGGATGCCGCGGCGACGGCGTGGACGCCGCCGAGTTCTCGCGCGGGCTCATGGCCAACGCCTACAACGCGGTGACTGCAGCTGCAGGGTCCTCCTCCGGCATCTGCCCTTACACGCTGCTGGAGATGGCGTACCAGAAGACGGTCGCGTCGACGCGCACGCCGGCGGCCTCCACCGCGCTAGTGCTGTCGCTGGCCGGCCAGGCCCTCAGGTGGGCCTACGTCGGCGACAGCGCCTTCGCCGTGTTCCGCCGCGGCAGGCTCCTGCTCCGCGCGCTCCCGCAGCAGCACTACTTCAACTGCCCGTTCCAGCTCAGCGCGGTCGGCGGCGACAGGGTGAAGGACGCGGCGGTGGGCGAGTTCCCGGTGGAGGAAGGCGACGTTGTGGTGGCCGGGACGGACGGCCTCTTCGACAACGTGTTCGATGCGGCGCTCGAGGGGATCGTGCAGACATGCACGGCTTTGAGTCTCACGCCAGGCAAGATGGCGCAAGCGGTAGGAAGACTTGCCTACGACATGGCTAGGAGCACTAGGGAGTCGCCCTTCAGTGCCGCCAGCCGGGAACAGCAAGGTACCAACGGGGTGTCCGCGTGCCCGCCCCTGCCCGTCATGAATACGAGGATAAGTTTCCGGCTAGTATAA